The following coding sequences lie in one Euhalothece natronophila Z-M001 genomic window:
- a CDS encoding ABC transporter substrate-binding protein, with protein MLSQSHQKSLIALLLSFLATLLTACDPTMLEGTALETPQVVQSVLSDPKTFNAILSQESPNVFGLTYEGLVDENPITGEIEPELAESWEISDNQQEITFTLREGLKWSDGEPLTADDVVFTYNDLILNPDIPNNIRDSLRIGETGEFPTIEKIDDLQVKFTVPEPFAPLLQAAGNAPIMPKHALEASVEETDSEGTPAFLSKWGVDAPPEEIIVNGRYKLANYATSERVTFQKNPYYWKTDEDGNQLPYIDRVIWQIVENQDTALMQFRSRNLDSISVSPEYFSLLKREEEERNFTIHNGGPQYGTTFIGFNLNTGSRNGEPLVEPYKSRWFNNLNFRKAIAHGINRQQMINNIHRGLGKPQNSPISVQSPFYNENVSSYEYDLDKAEELLFSEGFEYNDNGNLVDEEGNRVRFTLITNAGNQTREAMAAQISQDLDKLGITVDLNPMQFNVLVDRLSNSLDWECHLLGFTGGNEPHFGISLWRVDGNLHTFNQAPRSEEDSLEGREIRDWEEEIERLYIEAGRELDEERRKELYGEAQEIVQDKLPYIYLVNPLSLAAVRDHIEGVEYSALGGAFWNIEELQLSAE; from the coding sequence ATGCTATCTCAATCTCATCAAAAATCCTTAATCGCCTTACTACTAAGTTTTCTCGCCACCCTATTAACGGCTTGTGACCCGACGATGCTCGAAGGAACAGCCCTAGAAACCCCACAAGTCGTGCAATCAGTATTAAGTGACCCCAAAACCTTTAATGCTATTCTCTCCCAAGAATCTCCCAATGTTTTTGGTTTAACCTATGAAGGATTAGTGGATGAAAATCCAATTACAGGGGAAATTGAACCAGAATTAGCTGAATCTTGGGAAATTTCTGATAACCAGCAAGAAATTACGTTTACTCTTCGTGAAGGATTGAAATGGTCTGATGGTGAACCGTTAACTGCTGATGATGTGGTCTTTACCTATAATGATTTAATTCTCAATCCTGACATTCCTAATAATATCCGCGATAGCTTGAGAATTGGAGAAACAGGAGAATTTCCTACTATTGAAAAAATAGATGACTTACAGGTGAAATTTACCGTTCCTGAACCCTTTGCGCCTCTCCTACAAGCAGCAGGAAACGCTCCCATTATGCCCAAACACGCTTTAGAAGCCTCCGTGGAAGAAACTGACTCCGAGGGAACACCTGCTTTTCTAAGTAAATGGGGAGTGGATGCCCCTCCTGAAGAAATTATTGTTAATGGACGTTATAAACTAGCCAATTATGCTACCAGTGAACGAGTCACCTTTCAGAAAAATCCTTACTACTGGAAAACCGACGAAGACGGAAACCAACTCCCCTATATTGATCGCGTCATTTGGCAAATTGTGGAAAACCAAGACACAGCGTTAATGCAATTTCGATCCCGTAATCTGGATTCAATTAGTGTTAGCCCTGAATATTTTTCTTTACTCAAACGAGAAGAAGAAGAAAGAAACTTTACTATTCATAATGGCGGTCCTCAATATGGAACGACCTTCATTGGTTTTAACTTAAACACCGGAAGTCGTAATGGTGAACCGTTAGTTGAACCCTACAAATCCCGTTGGTTTAATAACCTGAACTTCAGAAAAGCGATCGCGCACGGTATTAATCGCCAACAAATGATTAATAATATTCATCGTGGCTTAGGAAAACCGCAAAACTCCCCGATTTCAGTGCAATCCCCTTTTTATAATGAAAATGTCAGTAGCTATGAGTATGATTTAGACAAAGCAGAAGAACTCTTATTCAGTGAGGGATTTGAATATAACGATAACGGAAATTTAGTGGATGAAGAGGGAAACCGCGTTCGTTTCACCCTCATTACTAATGCTGGTAATCAAACCCGAGAAGCCATGGCAGCGCAAATTAGCCAAGACTTAGATAAATTAGGAATTACCGTTGATTTAAACCCGATGCAGTTTAATGTTTTAGTAGATCGACTTTCTAATTCTCTCGACTGGGAATGTCATCTTTTAGGGTTTACAGGTGGAAATGAGCCCCATTTTGGGATTAGTTTATGGCGTGTCGATGGTAATTTACATACCTTTAATCAAGCCCCTCGCAGTGAGGAAGACTCTTTAGAAGGACGTGAAATTCGAGATTGGGAAGAAGAAATTGAGCGACTTTATATCGAAGCAGGAAGAGAATTAGATGAAGAAAGACGAAAAGAACTTTATGGAGAAGCCCAAGAAATTGTTCAAGATAAATTACCCTACATTTATTTAGTGAATCCCCTATCTTTAGCGGCGGTGCGCGATCATATTGAAGGCGTAGAATATTCCGCGTTAGGGGGCGCATTTTGGAATATTGAAGAACTACAATTATCGGCAGAATAA
- a CDS encoding RNA-guided endonuclease InsQ/TnpB family protein, with product MRVSCQYRLKPNKEQIAKIEKWLELLRCQYNYLLGQRFNWWETHRTAINSCPLICHLPELSDRPTYFSQKQRLTQLKKDRPWYKEVQSQVLQDCVKRVDLAFQRWLKGDKNGKKSGKPRFKGKGRYRTILFPQVKLDCVEDNHITLPKFGAIQFTKHRPIPDGFKIKTAQITRKADGYYLTLSLEDPSVPETTIDIIPTSENTLGIDLGLKDFLVTSEGEKVEIPQFYRKGQDRLKKLQQKVSRRQKGSKRYQKAVKQLGKHHQKVARQRKDFHFNTIKSILSKGDVIAHEKLNIKGLARTKLAKSIYDAGWGTFLSRLAVKAENAGQLIVEVNPKNTSQNCSGCGRKVPKKLSERIHNCPHCGLSIDRDQNAAINIKNLAVGMNVSSKAQSRTEAKAGAAEKPRGCRLGSPQTFIRPVHSHRVAIECG from the coding sequence ATGCGAGTTTCCTGTCAATATCGCCTAAAACCTAATAAAGAACAAATAGCCAAGATTGAGAAATGGCTAGAACTATTAAGGTGTCAATACAACTACCTTTTAGGTCAAAGATTTAATTGGTGGGAAACCCATCGTACTGCGATCAATTCTTGTCCTTTAATCTGTCATCTCCCAGAATTATCTGACCGTCCCACTTATTTTTCGCAAAAACAAAGGCTAACTCAACTGAAAAAGGATAGACCTTGGTATAAAGAGGTTCAGTCACAAGTCCTTCAAGACTGTGTTAAAAGAGTTGACTTAGCTTTCCAACGTTGGCTTAAAGGGGATAAAAATGGGAAGAAATCAGGCAAACCAAGATTTAAGGGAAAAGGGCGTTATCGGACTATACTCTTTCCACAGGTAAAACTTGATTGTGTCGAAGATAATCACATTACTTTACCTAAGTTTGGGGCTATTCAGTTCACTAAACACCGCCCAATTCCTGATGGCTTTAAGATTAAAACGGCTCAAATAACTAGGAAAGCTGATGGCTATTACTTGACACTTTCTCTCGAAGATCCTTCAGTTCCAGAAACCACCATAGATATTATCCCTACTTCAGAAAATACGTTGGGAATTGATCTGGGATTAAAAGATTTCTTGGTGACTTCTGAAGGCGAGAAAGTAGAAATTCCTCAGTTTTATCGAAAAGGACAAGATAGACTCAAAAAGCTACAGCAGAAGGTTTCTCGTCGTCAGAAAGGAAGTAAACGCTATCAAAAAGCAGTCAAGCAACTAGGAAAACACCATCAGAAGGTTGCTAGACAGAGAAAAGATTTTCACTTTAACACCATTAAATCAATTCTCAGTAAGGGAGATGTAATTGCTCATGAGAAACTCAACATTAAGGGACTTGCCAGAACCAAACTAGCCAAATCCATCTATGATGCTGGTTGGGGAACATTTCTAAGCAGGTTAGCTGTCAAAGCCGAGAATGCTGGACAGTTAATAGTAGAAGTTAACCCCAAAAACACATCACAGAATTGCTCAGGTTGTGGCAGGAAAGTTCCGAAGAAGCTATCAGAAAGAATCCATAATTGTCCTCATTGTGGTCTTTCTATAGATCGAGATCAAAACGCAGCGATCAACATAAAGAATTTGGCGGTAGGGATGAACGTCAGTAGTAAAGCTCAGTCACGAACCGAAGCGAAAGCTGGTGCTGCTGAGAAGCCAAGGGGCTGTCGTCTGGGGTCTCCCCAGACGTTTATACGCCCCGTCCACTCACATCGCGTAGCGATTGAGTGTGGGTAA
- the trpE gene encoding anthranilate synthase component I: MPLPNDFKSSTPNQRLEVYPNFSQFSQLATQGNFIPVYQEWTADLETPVSAWFKVCAGQPYSFLLESVEGGEKLGRYSFLGCDPMWVLENRGNITTQVDRAGNTNTYHGDPFVALKNCLASIHPVTIADLPPGIGGLFGMWGYELIQWMEPRVPIHSRQDEDLPDGVWMQVDQLLVFDQVKRKIWGIAYADLREETDLKKAYNQARDRVETLLQKLQSPLPQMAKEVSLSTSPPSETYSYQSTTTEADFCQSVEKAKDYIHAGDIFQVVLSQRLNTSYTGHPFNLYRALRMVNPSPYMAYYQFGDWQLIGSSPEVMVKVELSPDNKGMRGTLRPIAGTRKRGTTIAEDTALAEELLQDEKERAEHIMLVDLGRNDLGRVCRKGTVTVDELMTIERYSHVMHIVSNVIGDISADKTAWEVLKATFPAGTVSGAPKIRAMEIIAELEPHRRGPYSGVYGYYDFEGQLNSAIAIRTMIVRPQGENQHTVSVQAGAGVVADSIPQKEYEETLNKAKGLLEAIRSLH; encoded by the coding sequence ATGCCTTTGCCCAATGATTTTAAAAGCTCTACCCCCAATCAACGGCTAGAAGTTTACCCCAATTTTTCTCAGTTTTCCCAACTTGCCACCCAAGGTAACTTTATTCCCGTTTATCAAGAATGGACAGCAGATCTAGAAACGCCTGTTTCAGCGTGGTTTAAGGTATGTGCCGGGCAACCTTATAGTTTCTTATTAGAGTCAGTAGAAGGGGGCGAAAAGCTGGGGCGTTATAGCTTTTTGGGCTGTGATCCGATGTGGGTATTAGAAAATCGGGGGAATATAACCACACAGGTCGATCGCGCGGGTAATACTAACACTTATCACGGTGATCCTTTTGTTGCCTTAAAAAACTGTTTAGCCTCCATTCATCCCGTTACCATTGCTGATCTTCCTCCTGGGATTGGCGGCTTATTTGGAATGTGGGGGTATGAGTTGATTCAGTGGATGGAACCGCGTGTTCCCATTCATTCTCGCCAAGATGAGGATTTACCGGATGGGGTGTGGATGCAGGTGGATCAGTTATTAGTGTTTGACCAAGTGAAACGGAAAATTTGGGGGATTGCTTATGCAGATTTAAGAGAGGAAACAGACTTAAAAAAGGCTTATAATCAAGCGCGCGATCGCGTAGAAACCTTACTACAAAAATTACAATCTCCTCTCCCTCAAATGGCAAAAGAAGTCTCTCTCTCTACTTCTCCGCCTTCGGAAACCTATTCCTATCAAAGCACCACGACAGAAGCTGATTTTTGTCAAAGTGTGGAAAAAGCCAAAGACTACATTCATGCTGGAGATATCTTTCAAGTGGTTCTCTCTCAACGTCTCAATACCAGTTATACGGGACATCCATTTAATCTGTATCGGGCGCTAAGAATGGTGAATCCCTCTCCCTATATGGCGTATTACCAGTTTGGGGATTGGCAACTAATTGGCTCTTCCCCTGAAGTCATGGTAAAAGTAGAATTAAGCCCTGATAACAAGGGAATGCGTGGCACGTTACGCCCCATTGCTGGAACACGCAAACGGGGAACAACCATCGCTGAAGATACCGCCCTTGCTGAAGAATTACTCCAAGATGAAAAGGAACGCGCTGAACATATTATGTTAGTGGATTTAGGGCGCAATGACTTAGGGCGAGTTTGTCGGAAAGGAACGGTAACGGTTGATGAATTAATGACTATTGAGCGATATTCTCACGTGATGCACATTGTCAGTAATGTTATTGGCGACATTTCCGCAGATAAAACCGCTTGGGAAGTGTTAAAAGCGACTTTCCCTGCTGGAACTGTGAGTGGTGCGCCGAAAATTCGTGCGATGGAGATTATTGCTGAATTAGAACCCCATCGCCGTGGTCCCTATTCTGGGGTTTATGGCTATTATGACTTTGAAGGACAACTTAACAGCGCGATCGCGATTCGCACCATGATCGTCCGTCCACAAGGGGAAAATCAGCATACTGTCTCAGTACAAGCAGGGGCTGGTGTTGTTGCGGATTCCATTCCTCAAAAAGAATATGAAGAAACACTTAATAAAGCAAAAGGATTATTAGAAGCAATTCGCTCCCTTCATTAA
- a CDS encoding 7-carboxy-7-deazaguanine synthase QueE, translated as MTLVTTATANLVEVFSAIQGEGLNVGTRQIFIRFGGCDLRCWFCDSANTWKADSQCRIEETPGQRDFKIYPNPIEEEQLLSWIKQQHQPRLHDSISLTGGEPLLHAKFLQQFLPKLKAITQLPIYLETGGHRPQQLSLILDQLDCIGMDMKLPSVSGEERWLAHKEFLQICIPQKEVFVKLIVSNETTEADLQQARSIIAEVSSEIPVILQPVTPLEGNSPTPPTAEQVLFWQSFFKEALSEVRVIPQTHKMIGQL; from the coding sequence ATGACTCTAGTAACAACAGCCACAGCTAACCTCGTTGAAGTTTTCTCAGCAATTCAAGGAGAAGGCTTAAATGTAGGAACACGACAAATTTTTATTCGCTTTGGCGGGTGTGACTTACGTTGTTGGTTTTGTGACAGTGCCAATACTTGGAAAGCAGATAGCCAATGTCGCATTGAAGAAACTCCAGGACAGCGAGATTTTAAGATTTACCCTAATCCCATTGAGGAAGAGCAACTATTAAGCTGGATTAAACAGCAACACCAGCCTCGATTGCACGATAGTATTAGCTTAACTGGTGGTGAACCCCTACTTCATGCCAAGTTTTTACAGCAATTTTTACCGAAACTAAAAGCAATAACTCAGTTACCCATTTATCTGGAAACCGGCGGACATCGCCCCCAACAATTGTCTTTAATTTTAGATCAGCTTGACTGCATTGGCATGGATATGAAACTGCCGAGTGTTAGTGGGGAGGAACGATGGCTCGCCCATAAGGAATTTTTACAGATTTGCATACCACAAAAAGAAGTATTTGTCAAGCTAATTGTTTCCAATGAAACCACAGAAGCGGATCTTCAACAAGCGCGATCAATAATTGCAGAAGTCAGTTCTGAGATTCCTGTCATCTTACAGCCCGTAACGCCCTTAGAGGGGAATTCCCCCACTCCTCCTACCGCAGAACAAGTGCTATTCTGGCAATCTTTTTTTAAGGAAGCTCTTTCTGAAGTACGAGTGATTCCACAAACTCACAAAATGATCGGACAGCTTTAA
- a CDS encoding fasciclin domain-containing protein: MKTSLKLLSISLVTTTALILSSALGETTQAKTSQQPLQITQATEDTEATETEDIVGVASADETFSTLVSAVEAAGLVETLQGEEPLTVFAPTNDAFEALPEEIVAFLLEPENQDLLEELLTYHVVEGNVLSTDLETGMVDSLGGEIAIEVSEEGVMANEATVIAADVEASNGTIHAIDSVLIPEGFLETVEARMAEAEEPEMDAEEAEAEEPEMDVEEAEAKDLVTLAQNEEDFSTLVAAVETAGLVETLQGEGPFTVFAPTDEAFDALPEGVLEFLLEPENQDLLERILTYHVVEGNIMSTDLETGSIESLGGGIAINVSEEGVKINNADVVQADVEASNGTVHIIDTVLAPAGFLQTVEERMN, translated from the coding sequence ATGAAAACATCCTTAAAACTTTTAAGCATTAGTCTGGTTACAACCACTGCATTAATCCTTTCGTCTGCCCTTGGAGAGACAACTCAAGCTAAAACTTCTCAACAGCCATTACAGATTACCCAAGCTACAGAAGATACTGAAGCGACTGAAACTGAAGATATTGTTGGGGTTGCTAGTGCAGATGAAACCTTTAGTACCCTTGTCTCTGCCGTAGAAGCAGCAGGTTTAGTAGAAACCTTACAAGGAGAAGAGCCATTGACTGTCTTTGCGCCTACAAATGACGCTTTTGAGGCTCTTCCTGAAGAAATTGTGGCATTTCTCTTAGAACCTGAGAATCAGGACTTGTTAGAGGAGCTTCTAACCTACCATGTGGTGGAAGGGAATGTCCTGTCAACGGACTTAGAAACAGGAATGGTTGATTCTCTTGGTGGAGAAATTGCCATCGAAGTTTCAGAAGAAGGAGTCATGGCGAATGAAGCAACGGTCATTGCAGCGGATGTAGAAGCTAGTAATGGAACTATTCATGCCATTGATAGCGTTCTCATTCCTGAAGGCTTCCTAGAGACAGTAGAAGCTCGTATGGCTGAGGCTGAAGAACCAGAAATGGATGCTGAAGAAGCTGAGGCTGAAGAACCAGAAATGGATGTTGAAGAGGCTGAGGCCAAAGACCTTGTTACTTTAGCTCAAAATGAAGAAGACTTTAGTACCCTAGTCGCAGCTGTAGAAACAGCAGGCTTAGTAGAAACGTTACAAGGAGAAGGGCCATTTACTGTCTTTGCGCCTACCGATGAAGCCTTCGATGCACTTCCAGAAGGAGTTTTAGAGTTTCTTTTAGAACCTGAAAATCAAGACCTGTTAGAAAGAATCCTAACTTACCATGTTGTAGAAGGAAATATCATGTCAACAGACTTAGAAACAGGCTCCATAGAATCTCTCGGTGGTGGCATTGCCATTAACGTTTCTGAAGAGGGAGTCAAGATTAATAATGCTGATGTTGTCCAAGCTGATGTGGAAGCTAGTAATGGCACCGTTCATATTATTGATACTGTCCTAGCTCCAGCCGGCTTTTTACAAACCGTGGAAGAGCGAATGAATTAA
- a CDS encoding calcium/sodium antiporter, with amino-acid sequence MTIAVFLKFIFGLALLVKGADYLVAGAGKLATLAGISPLVVGLTVVAFGTSSPELAVSIKANFTEQAAISVGNVVGSNITNILLILGIAATITPLKVSEKLVRMDVPIMIGISILLLFCSLDGNLGKVDGALFLLGGIVYTSYLIIQSRRNNASPEEIVEEFDVIPKENSWKEWLISAGLLLIGLIMVVFGSNWLVSGATTFATALGISELVIGLTVVALGTSLPELATSIAASMRGERDIAVGNVVGSNIFNILIVLGTAGIIAPTGVEVSTAAINLDIPIMIAVAIACLPIFFSGNLITRGEGIFFWFYYIIYTLFLFLKSTEHATLPVFNTVMLWFVIPITGVTLIILTLTAWRDRALKAEEKYSHSEVLTQNRNHK; translated from the coding sequence ATGACAATTGCAGTTTTTTTAAAGTTTATATTTGGCTTAGCGTTATTAGTTAAAGGAGCCGATTATTTAGTTGCAGGAGCTGGAAAATTAGCCACTTTAGCAGGAATTTCACCCTTAGTGGTGGGGTTAACTGTGGTTGCTTTTGGCACAAGCTCCCCAGAATTAGCAGTGAGTATTAAAGCGAACTTCACCGAACAAGCTGCCATTTCTGTAGGAAATGTGGTTGGGAGTAATATCACCAATATCTTATTAATTTTAGGTATTGCTGCAACAATTACCCCGTTAAAAGTTTCAGAAAAATTAGTCAGAATGGATGTTCCGATTATGATCGGGATTTCTATATTACTCTTATTTTGCAGTTTAGATGGTAATTTAGGGAAAGTTGATGGGGCATTATTCCTATTAGGAGGAATTGTTTATACCAGTTATCTGATTATTCAAAGTCGGCGCAATAATGCCTCACCTGAAGAAATTGTAGAAGAGTTTGATGTGATTCCAAAAGAGAACTCTTGGAAAGAATGGTTAATCAGTGCTGGTTTGCTATTAATTGGCTTGATTATGGTTGTTTTCGGATCAAATTGGTTAGTGTCAGGGGCAACTACTTTTGCAACGGCTCTAGGAATTAGCGAATTAGTAATTGGTTTGACAGTTGTTGCACTAGGAACATCTTTACCTGAATTAGCCACCTCAATCGCTGCAAGTATGCGAGGAGAAAGAGATATTGCAGTGGGAAATGTAGTTGGTAGTAATATCTTTAATATTTTAATTGTCTTAGGAACAGCCGGAATTATTGCCCCCACTGGGGTAGAAGTTTCTACGGCTGCCATTAATTTGGATATTCCCATTATGATTGCCGTTGCCATTGCCTGTCTTCCGATTTTCTTTAGTGGTAACTTGATCACTCGCGGAGAAGGGATTTTCTTTTGGTTTTATTACATCATTTACACGCTTTTCTTATTTTTAAAATCAACAGAACACGCAACACTGCCTGTTTTTAATACCGTTATGTTGTGGTTTGTGATTCCTATAACAGGTGTTACTTTAATAATTTTAACTTTGACCGCATGGCGCGATCGCGCTTTAAAAGCAGAGGAAAAATATAGTCACTCAGAAGTTCTGACTCAAAATAGAAACCACAAATAA
- the larB gene encoding nickel pincer cofactor biosynthesis protein LarB has protein sequence MRDEEGLKNILDAVAEGNLSVEAAQQKVQNLAFESVDDFAKIDHHRTLRTGFPEVIWGPGKTPKQIVQIMLKMQESFQRDNQIRPIIATRIDPAVFDQLKKQIPELEYYSVPKICLLKTGSLPQKKGKIGIISAGTADIPVAEEAALTAELCGFSVERLWDVGVAGIHRLFSHRELLSQLQVLIVVAGMEGALPSVVAGMVDSPVIAVPTSIGYGASFEGVAPLLTMLNSCAPGIGVVNIDNGFGAAILAGQILRTAGKIHSESEENGY, from the coding sequence ATGAGAGATGAAGAGGGATTAAAAAATATCCTTGACGCAGTTGCTGAGGGCAACCTATCAGTAGAAGCGGCGCAACAAAAAGTACAAAATCTTGCCTTTGAATCAGTTGATGATTTTGCCAAAATTGACCACCACCGCACCCTAAGAACAGGGTTTCCCGAAGTAATTTGGGGCCCAGGAAAAACCCCGAAACAGATTGTGCAAATTATGTTAAAAATGCAGGAATCTTTTCAACGGGATAACCAGATTCGCCCAATTATAGCAACTCGCATTGATCCTGCTGTATTTGATCAACTCAAAAAGCAGATTCCAGAGTTAGAATATTATTCTGTTCCCAAAATTTGTCTCTTAAAAACGGGTTCTCTTCCTCAAAAAAAAGGTAAAATAGGGATTATTAGTGCAGGGACAGCTGACATTCCTGTTGCTGAAGAAGCTGCTCTCACTGCCGAACTCTGTGGATTTAGTGTCGAACGTCTTTGGGATGTGGGAGTGGCAGGAATTCACCGTTTATTTAGCCATCGAGAACTTTTAAGCCAACTTCAGGTTCTGATTGTTGTGGCTGGTATGGAAGGGGCACTCCCAAGTGTGGTTGCTGGTATGGTGGATTCTCCTGTTATTGCTGTTCCCACCAGTATTGGTTATGGGGCAAGTTTTGAAGGTGTTGCGCCTTTATTAACAATGCTTAATTCTTGTGCCCCCGGAATTGGGGTTGTTAATATAGACAACGGATTTGGGGCTGCTATTCTTGCGGGACAAATTTTGCGAACTGCAGGGAAAATTCATTCTGAATCCGAGGAAAATGGTTATTAA
- a CDS encoding metallophosphoesterase, with protein sequence MNRRELLKLLGITGVGGIIATQLSDFSLANAERNSNPLPTPDIDLPKTEPRLRFVSLADTGTGNQGQYAVAKAMTEFYRHSPYPLALLAGDNIYNKGDINKIEPVFERPYKPLLQHGVNFYACLGNHDVRTKKGTPQVEYPHFNMGGRYYTFTRSIVQFFALDTTRHVDWKQQLEWLDRELRNSNAPWKIVFGHHNLYSSGVYGLNQSLISKLTPLFKRYSVQLYINGHEHHYERTKPINGTTYLTCGAGAKLRPVHPSDWTEYATSQLSFASYDVYADEIAIRGINKDGKIIDRALISRTT encoded by the coding sequence ATGAACCGACGGGAACTATTAAAATTACTTGGAATAACTGGCGTTGGGGGAATTATCGCCACTCAATTATCAGACTTTAGTCTAGCTAATGCCGAAAGAAATTCTAACCCCCTACCCACTCCAGACATCGACCTTCCGAAAACAGAACCCCGTCTGCGTTTTGTCTCCCTTGCTGATACAGGAACCGGAAACCAAGGGCAATATGCCGTCGCCAAAGCAATGACGGAATTTTATCGCCACTCCCCTTATCCACTTGCCCTTTTAGCAGGAGATAACATCTATAACAAAGGTGATATTAACAAAATTGAGCCAGTTTTTGAACGTCCCTATAAACCCCTTCTCCAACATGGGGTTAATTTTTATGCCTGTTTAGGCAATCATGATGTTCGTACCAAAAAAGGTACACCGCAAGTGGAATATCCTCACTTTAATATGGGGGGAAGGTACTATACGTTTACCCGTTCGATTGTGCAATTTTTTGCCCTTGATACGACTCGTCATGTGGACTGGAAACAACAGTTAGAATGGCTAGACCGAGAATTAAGAAATTCTAATGCTCCTTGGAAAATTGTCTTTGGGCATCATAACCTATATTCATCGGGAGTTTATGGCTTGAATCAATCCTTAATTTCTAAACTGACTCCTTTATTTAAACGCTATAGTGTACAGCTTTATATTAATGGACATGAACACCATTATGAACGCACTAAGCCTATTAATGGAACTACTTATTTAACTTGTGGGGCAGGGGCAAAATTACGTCCTGTACATCCTTCAGATTGGACAGAATATGCCACAAGTCAACTTAGCTTTGCCAGTTATGACGTTTATGCCGATGAAATTGCTATTCGCGGAATTAATAAAGACGGAAAAATTATTGATCGCGCTTTAATTTCTCGAACCACTTAA
- a CDS encoding DUF3318 domain-containing protein, which translates to MTSFATASARAEMNELRRLKTLLPPELQSWVIVEATTEVNPPIIRSEEIGRDEVEIQIDLGKWENLSLDQRNLMFWHEVARIQNDTIPKEGWEMAALAIGLGGAVGELWVQDGLLLILALGLCGVSGYRLWQKNNGTKTTQALIDADEKAIALATRFGYSVPNAYKSLGSALKTLIEQTPNRRARKTYETRLQALRKSASKAKARMQNDKKGGADVPETEEEPIRQEAPKRSRPQARRKNLQR; encoded by the coding sequence ATGACATCTTTTGCCACTGCTTCTGCAAGAGCCGAAATGAATGAGTTACGGCGTTTAAAAACCTTACTTCCCCCAGAGTTACAAAGCTGGGTGATTGTTGAGGCGACAACAGAAGTGAATCCTCCCATTATTCGCAGTGAAGAAATCGGTCGGGATGAGGTGGAAATTCAAATTGATCTTGGAAAGTGGGAAAACCTTTCACTAGATCAACGGAACTTAATGTTCTGGCACGAAGTAGCTCGTATTCAAAATGATACTATTCCCAAAGAAGGTTGGGAAATGGCAGCTCTTGCTATTGGTTTAGGCGGTGCTGTTGGTGAATTGTGGGTGCAAGATGGTTTGTTACTAATTTTAGCTCTGGGCTTATGTGGGGTGTCTGGCTATCGGCTCTGGCAAAAGAATAATGGCACGAAGACCACTCAAGCCTTAATTGATGCTGATGAAAAAGCGATCGCGCTTGCTACTCGATTTGGATATAGTGTCCCCAATGCCTATAAAAGCCTCGGTAGTGCCTTAAAAACCCTCATTGAACAAACTCCTAACCGACGCGCTCGTAAAACCTACGAAACTCGGTTACAAGCCCTCCGTAAAAGTGCCTCGAAAGCAAAAGCAAGAATGCAGAATGACAAAAAAGGCGGAGCGGATGTTCCTGAAACGGAAGAAGAACCAATACGTCAGGAAGCCCCTAAACGCTCTCGCCCTCAAGCAAGACGGAAAAATTTACAACGTTAA